The proteins below are encoded in one region of Sander lucioperca isolate FBNREF2018 chromosome 11, SLUC_FBN_1.2, whole genome shotgun sequence:
- the camsap2a gene encoding calmodulin-regulated spectrin-associated protein 2a isoform X6, translated as MGEVQDVRDVKKTFVAPAIKSFEHYDFSRAKICCSLTWLMAKAYGTDSIPADLKDPFYTDQYEQEHLKPPVASLLLSADLYCRAGSLILKSDSSKPLLGHDAVIQVLAQRGLYVSDQERLVTERDLRKRPLQMSAHLAMIDTLMMAYTVEMVSVEKVMACIGQYSSYDPEVETPYDTEDAVTTWINKVNEYLKDIVAQEQRMRETQSADPAGSPRARYRKEPASTQLVPWIPPVDNLLKDSTDGSALGALLHFYCPQLLSLDDVCLKENMTLADRLYNLQLIQDFCKDNLNSCCHFSLEDMLYASSTIKYNYLVFMAELFGWFEVDKPSFVKPRMLDNEGTEPSFLLKNIPAIPISKATKRSFMERPPSPERPSLPLRPQPRNSGEIKRSTSMSFVDGNLGTWPKEKRSGPYGVSFDIPFDKEDSASGGLSSTRGMVRSVSTDDGSGFKVHHLPRGMKRNLSFQPVNGQTVGIEEEGCPDSLAGMEPSRPAYPNGHGSVMAKTPSIEEALQIIHSPNRPPAEGINSGFFLHTQDHGAGVGVLEPVSELDSQGPLSTTDTTEVDTGIHIQTEDMLDEDSSLKDCSVNMDLDMDTPSPCPSSHSKSPSGLKLTSFAEQKKRKHTPSLPDSGRCSSSSLKTTPEGSEFCLPLSVSWAPTPEHSPIHQQTTPPLTAQASPTPVQLPANDPAQVMATEMVQLRMRLEEKRKAIEAQKKKVEAAFTRHRQKMGHSAFLNVVKRKGDGAASGEEGGKTDGEGKAASTSPTFKFGRSKADTPDGAEQSSTASCWTKSPGAGEEGGQSHAQLTEVDLTEYTRSIEKLNHSLAFLQTEMQRLAQQQEVIMSMREKQHQQAWVIPPPHTTPSPQKQSRAGAVTRSSGPSSPADSPRSTHRSPTSIKRKSASFHSRTPRAARPNELKLAPYNRVLTAPQSVDSIPRLRRFSPCQPLASSFVYMGEKPATSNPETVASDGDKNKETESLYSPEREIASVCVANSPPSSPNLQNKREQTEADSVQKSVADLKPTIESTFPEVLAHPVVETFTVTPTEIPPQPEASGQVKSSLIEVPLSVVKPLDDLSLDNDLEMQQGDAEGPYQEQKISCGFFFKADGNAEDNMAQKRAALLEKRMRREKESQQRKMQQEAELEQKKEEARLKAEEERVRKEEDKARREFIKQEHLRRKQLKLMEDMDTVIKPRPVSGAKQRRGRTKSIHRDSMDSPKTPVRAATGSRQRVFSVSSLSLASLNLGDSDSVHSEKRSPRPDSADGFLSPSRSSSRNGEKDWENGSTTSSVTSNTEYTGPKLYKEPSAKSNKHIIQNALAHCCLAGKVNEGQKNKILEEMEKSEANNFLVLFRDGGCQFRSLYTYCPETEEINKLTGIGPKSITRKMIDGLYKYNSDKKQFSQIPAKTMSASVDAVTIHSHLWQTKKPATPKKVVPAQS; from the exons AGCGCTCATTTGGCAATGATCGACACTCTGATGATGGCGTACACAGTGGAGATGGTGAGCGTCGAGAAGGTGATGGCCTGCATTGGTCAGTATTCGTCTTACGACCCTGAGGTGGAAACACCTTATGACACAGAGGACGCAGTGACCACCTGGATCAACAAG GTAAATGAGTATCTGAAAGACATCGTGGCtcaggagcagaggatgagggagacaCAGAGCGCCGACCCTGCTGGGAGTCCTCGG GCTCGCTACAGGAAGGAGCCGGCCTCGACCCAGCTGGTTCCCTGGATCCCCCCAGTGGACAACCTGCTGAAAGACAGCACAGACGGCTCGGCCCTGGGCGCTCTGCTGCACTTCTACTGCCCTCAGCTGCTATCATTGGACG ATGTCTGTTTGAAGGAGAACATGACGCTGGCTGATCGGCTGTACAACCTGCAGCTCATACAGGACTTCTGCAAAGACAACCTGAACAGCTGCTGCCACTTCAGCCTGGAGGACATGCTCTACGCCTCCTCCACCATCAAG TATAACTACCTGGTGTTCATGGCAGAGCTGTTTGGTTGGTTTGAGGTGGACAAGCCGTCTTTTGTGAAACCAAGAATGCTGGACAACGAAGGCACAG AGCCCTCATTCTTGTTGAAGAATATACCAGCAATCCCCATCTCCAAGGCAACCAAGAGGAGCTTCATGGAGAGACCCCCAAGTCCTGAAAGACCCAG TTTGCCCCTCCGACCCCAGCCTCGAAACTCAG GAGAGATCAAGAGGTCAACCTCAATGTCCTTTGTTGATGGCAACCTCGGCACCTGGCCCAAAGAAAAAAG GTCTGGGCCTTATGGAGTGTCTTTTGACATCCCCTTTGACAAAGAGGACTCTGCTTCCGGCGGTCTTTCCTCCACGCGTGGCATGGTCAGGTCTGTCAGCACTGATGATGGTTCTGGCTTCAAGGTCCACCACCTGCCCCGCGGAATGAAGCGTAACCTGTCCTTCCAACCAGTAAATGGCCAGACTGTCGGCATTGAGGAGGAGGGCTGCCCAGACAGCCTAGCTGGTATGGAGCCTAGCAGGCCAGCGTACCCCAACGGACATGGAAGTGTCATGGCAAAAACTCCCTCCATAGAGGAAGCCCTTCAGATTATCCACAGCCCAAATAGGCCCCCAGCGGAGGGGATCAACAGCGGTTTCTTCCTGCACACTCAGGACCACGGGGCTGGTGTTGGTGTCTTGGAGCCAGTGTCAGAGTTGGACTCCCAAGGGCCTCTGAGCACCACAGACACCACCGAGGTGGACACTGGCATCCATATTCAAACAGAAGACATGCTAGATGAGGATTCCTCTCTGAAAGACTGCTCTGTGAACATGGACCTGGATATGGACACGCCAAGCCCCTGCCCAAGCAGTCACAGCAAATCCCCCTCAGGGTTGAAGTTGACCAGCTTTGCTGAACAGAAGAAGAGGAAGCATACTCCATCATTGCCAGACTCGGGGAGGTGCAGCAGCAGCTCCCTCAAGACCACTCCTGAGGGCTCCGAGTTTTGCCTCCCGTTATCTGTCTCCTGGGCCCCGACCCCTGAGCACAGCCCCATCCATCAACAAACCACACCCCCCCTCACTGCTCAAGCATCGCCCACACCTGTACAACTTCCAGCCAATGACCCTGCTCAGGTCATGGCTACGGAGATGGTACAGCTGAGGATGAGGCTGGAGGAGAAACGTAAAGCCATCGAAGCGCAGAAGAAGAAAGTGGAGGCTGCTTTCACAAGGCATCGGCAAAAGATGGGTCACTCAGCGTTTCTCAATGTGGTAAAGAGAAAAGGAGATGGGGCTGCCAgtggagaggaaggagggaaaaCCGACGGAGAAGGCAAGGCAGCAAGCACAAGTCCCACCTTCAAATTTGGGAGGAGCAAGGCAGACACACCTGATGGGGCAGAGCAAAGCAGCACCGCTTCCTGTTGGACAAAGTCGCCTGGTGCAGGAGAGGAAGGTGGTCAAAGCCATGCTCAGCTCACCGAGGTAGATCTCACCGAGTATACGCGCTCGATTGAGAAACTGAACCATTCATTAGCCTTCCTTCAGACTGAGATGCAGCGACTGGCTCAGCAGCAGGAAGTTATCATGTCCATGAGGGAGAAACAACATCAGCAGGCGTGGGTGATCCCTCCTCCCCATACAACCCCATCACCACAAAAACAGAGTCGAGCCGGAGCTGTTACCCGATCCTCAGGACCCTCTTCTCCTGCCGACTCCCCCCGTTCCACCCACCGCTCTCCAACCAGCATCAAACGCAAATCTGCCTCCTTCCACTCACGTACTCCTCGCGCCGCTCGACCCAACGAGCTAAAGCTGGCCCCTTACAATCGAGTCCTAACTGCCCCACAATCTGTCGACAGCATCCCCAGGCTACGGCGATTTTCTCCCTGCCAGCCCTTGGCAAGTTCCTTCGTTTACATGGGGGAGAAACCAGCAACCTCCAATCCAGAGACAGTAGCTTCAGATGGAGATAAAAACAAGGAGACAGAGTCACTATATTCCCCAGAGAGGGAGATTGCCAGTGTATGTGTAGCCAACTCACCGCCCAGCTCCCCCAACCTGCAGAACAAGAGAGAACAAACAGAAGCAGATTCAGTTCAGAAGTCAGTTGCAGATCTGAAACCTACCATAGAGTCAACATTTCCTGAGGTTCTGGCCCACCCTGTGGTAGAGACCTTCACAGTGACACCTACAGAGATTCCTCCCCAGCCAGAAGCCTCAGGCCAAGTCAAGAGCAGCTTGATTGAGGTTCCTCTGTCAGTTGTGAAGCCACTGGATGATCTGTCACTTGATAATGATTTGGAGATGCAGCAGGGTGATGCGGAAGGCCCGTATCAGGAACAGAAGATTTCTTGTGGTTTTTTCTTCAAG GCGGATGGAAATGCCGAGGATAACATGGCTCAGAAAAGGGCTGCTCTGTTAGAGAAAAGGAtgaggagggagaaggagagccAGCAGAGGAAGATGCAGCAGGAGGCTGAGTTAGAGCAGAAGAAGGAGGAAGCTCG ACTGAAAGCAGAGGAGGAGCGCGTCAGGAAGGAGGAAGACAAGGCCAGGAGGGAGTTCATCAAGCAGGAACATCTCAGGAGGAAGCAGCTTAAACTGATGGAGGACATGGATACTGTCATTAAGCCTCGACCAGTCAGCGGGGCCAAGCAGAGGCGGGGGCGTACCAAGTCCATCCATCGCGACAGCATGGACTCCCCCAAAACCCCTGTCAGAGCTGCCACAG GTTCACGCCAACGTGTCTTTTCAGTCTCCAGCTTGTCCCTTGCTTCCCTCAACCTGGGAGACAGTGACAGTGTTCACTCCGAGAAGAGATCGCCAAG gCCAGATTCTGCAGATGGCTTCCTGTCCCCAAGTCGCTCCAGCAGCAGGAATGGAGAGAAGGACTGGGAGAATGGATCCACGACCTCCTCTGTTACATCTAACACAGAGTACACTG GACCAAAGCTATACAAGGAGCCCAGTGCCAAATCTAACAAGCACATCATCCAGAATGCTCTGGCCCACTGCTGCTTAGCAGGCAAGGTTAATGAGGGGCAAAAGAACAAGATCCTGGAG GAAATGGAGAAATCAGAGGCCAACAACTTTTTGGTTTTGTTCCGAGATGGCGGCTGCCAGTTTCGCTCTCTCTACACTTACTGCCCCGAGACGGAGGAGATCAACAAGCTGACAGGCATCGGCCCGAAGAGCATCACACGCAAGATGATCGACGGCCTCTACAAGTACAACTCGGACAAGAAGCAGTTCAGTCAGATACCAGCCAAGACCATGTCGGCCAGCGTGGATGCGGTGACCATCCACAGCCATCTCTGGCAAACCAAGAAGCCAGCCACCCCTAAAAAAGTAGTGCCTGCCCAGTCCTAA
- the camsap2a gene encoding calmodulin-regulated spectrin-associated protein 2a isoform X2, translated as MGEVQDVRDVKKTFVAPAIKSFEHYDFSRAKICCSLTWLMAKAYGTDSIPADLKDPFYTDQYEQEHLKPPVASLLLSADLYCRAGSLILKSDSSKPLLGHDAVIQVLAQRGLYVSDQERLVTERDLRKRPLQMSAHLAMIDTLMMAYTVEMVSVEKVMACIGQYSSYDPEVETPYDTEDAVTTWINKVNEYLKDIVAQEQRMRETQSADPAGSPRSPTKWYMKLVPARYRKEPASTQLVPWIPPVDNLLKDSTDGSALGALLHFYCPQLLSLDDVCLKENMTLADRLYNLQLIQDFCKDNLNSCCHFSLEDMLYASSTIKYNYLVFMAELFGWFEVDKPSFVKPRMLDNEGTEPSFLLKNIPAIPISKATKRSFMERPPSPERPSLPLRPQPRNSGEIKRSTSMSFVDGNLGTWPKEKRSGPYGVSFDIPFDKEDSASGGLSSTRGMVRSVSTDDGSGFKVHHLPRGMKRNLSFQPVNGQTVGIEEEGCPDSLAGMEPSRPAYPNGHGSVMAKTPSIEEALQIIHSPNRPPAEGINSGFFLHTQDHGAGVGVLEPVSELDSQGPLSTTDTTEVDTGIHIQTEDMLDEDSSLKDCSVNMDLDMDTPSPCPSSHSKSPSGLKLTSFAEQKKRKHTPSLPDSGRCSSSSLKTTPEGSEFCLPLSVSWAPTPEHSPIHQQTTPPLTAQASPTPVQLPANDPAQVMATEMVQLRMRLEEKRKAIEAQKKKVEAAFTRHRQKMGHSAFLNVVKRKGDGAASGEEGGKTDGEGKAASTSPTFKFGRSKADTPDGAEQSSTASCWTKSPGAGEEGGQSHAQLTEVDLTEYTRSIEKLNHSLAFLQTEMQRLAQQQEVIMSMREKQHQQAWVIPPPHTTPSPQKQSRAGAVTRSSGPSSPADSPRSTHRSPTSIKRKSASFHSRTPRAARPNELKLAPYNRVLTAPQSVDSIPRLRRFSPCQPLASSFVYMGEKPATSNPETVASDGDKNKETESLYSPEREIASVCVANSPPSSPNLQNKREQTEADSVQKSVADLKPTIESTFPEVLAHPVVETFTVTPTEIPPQPEASGQVKSSLIEVPLSVVKPLDDLSLDNDLEMQQGDAEGPYQEQKISCGFFFKADGNAEDNMAQKRAALLEKRMRREKESQQRKMQQEAELEQKKEEARLKAEEERVRKEEDKARREFIKQEHLRRKQLKLMEDMDTVIKPRPVSGAKQRRGRTKSIHRDSMDSPKTPVRAATVSSLSLASLNLGDSDSVHSEKRSPRSASLASGALFCFLSSPKLRRRRPDSADGFLSPSRSSSRNGEKDWENGSTTSSVTSNTEYTGPKLYKEPSAKSNKHIIQNALAHCCLAGKVNEGQKNKILEEMEKSEANNFLVLFRDGGCQFRSLYTYCPETEEINKLTGIGPKSITRKMIDGLYKYNSDKKQFSQIPAKTMSASVDAVTIHSHLWQTKKPATPKKVVPAQS; from the exons AGCGCTCATTTGGCAATGATCGACACTCTGATGATGGCGTACACAGTGGAGATGGTGAGCGTCGAGAAGGTGATGGCCTGCATTGGTCAGTATTCGTCTTACGACCCTGAGGTGGAAACACCTTATGACACAGAGGACGCAGTGACCACCTGGATCAACAAG GTAAATGAGTATCTGAAAGACATCGTGGCtcaggagcagaggatgagggagacaCAGAGCGCCGACCCTGCTGGGAGTCCTCGG TCTCCAACCAAGTGGTACATGAAGCTTGTGCCC GCTCGCTACAGGAAGGAGCCGGCCTCGACCCAGCTGGTTCCCTGGATCCCCCCAGTGGACAACCTGCTGAAAGACAGCACAGACGGCTCGGCCCTGGGCGCTCTGCTGCACTTCTACTGCCCTCAGCTGCTATCATTGGACG ATGTCTGTTTGAAGGAGAACATGACGCTGGCTGATCGGCTGTACAACCTGCAGCTCATACAGGACTTCTGCAAAGACAACCTGAACAGCTGCTGCCACTTCAGCCTGGAGGACATGCTCTACGCCTCCTCCACCATCAAG TATAACTACCTGGTGTTCATGGCAGAGCTGTTTGGTTGGTTTGAGGTGGACAAGCCGTCTTTTGTGAAACCAAGAATGCTGGACAACGAAGGCACAG AGCCCTCATTCTTGTTGAAGAATATACCAGCAATCCCCATCTCCAAGGCAACCAAGAGGAGCTTCATGGAGAGACCCCCAAGTCCTGAAAGACCCAG TTTGCCCCTCCGACCCCAGCCTCGAAACTCAG GAGAGATCAAGAGGTCAACCTCAATGTCCTTTGTTGATGGCAACCTCGGCACCTGGCCCAAAGAAAAAAG GTCTGGGCCTTATGGAGTGTCTTTTGACATCCCCTTTGACAAAGAGGACTCTGCTTCCGGCGGTCTTTCCTCCACGCGTGGCATGGTCAGGTCTGTCAGCACTGATGATGGTTCTGGCTTCAAGGTCCACCACCTGCCCCGCGGAATGAAGCGTAACCTGTCCTTCCAACCAGTAAATGGCCAGACTGTCGGCATTGAGGAGGAGGGCTGCCCAGACAGCCTAGCTGGTATGGAGCCTAGCAGGCCAGCGTACCCCAACGGACATGGAAGTGTCATGGCAAAAACTCCCTCCATAGAGGAAGCCCTTCAGATTATCCACAGCCCAAATAGGCCCCCAGCGGAGGGGATCAACAGCGGTTTCTTCCTGCACACTCAGGACCACGGGGCTGGTGTTGGTGTCTTGGAGCCAGTGTCAGAGTTGGACTCCCAAGGGCCTCTGAGCACCACAGACACCACCGAGGTGGACACTGGCATCCATATTCAAACAGAAGACATGCTAGATGAGGATTCCTCTCTGAAAGACTGCTCTGTGAACATGGACCTGGATATGGACACGCCAAGCCCCTGCCCAAGCAGTCACAGCAAATCCCCCTCAGGGTTGAAGTTGACCAGCTTTGCTGAACAGAAGAAGAGGAAGCATACTCCATCATTGCCAGACTCGGGGAGGTGCAGCAGCAGCTCCCTCAAGACCACTCCTGAGGGCTCCGAGTTTTGCCTCCCGTTATCTGTCTCCTGGGCCCCGACCCCTGAGCACAGCCCCATCCATCAACAAACCACACCCCCCCTCACTGCTCAAGCATCGCCCACACCTGTACAACTTCCAGCCAATGACCCTGCTCAGGTCATGGCTACGGAGATGGTACAGCTGAGGATGAGGCTGGAGGAGAAACGTAAAGCCATCGAAGCGCAGAAGAAGAAAGTGGAGGCTGCTTTCACAAGGCATCGGCAAAAGATGGGTCACTCAGCGTTTCTCAATGTGGTAAAGAGAAAAGGAGATGGGGCTGCCAgtggagaggaaggagggaaaaCCGACGGAGAAGGCAAGGCAGCAAGCACAAGTCCCACCTTCAAATTTGGGAGGAGCAAGGCAGACACACCTGATGGGGCAGAGCAAAGCAGCACCGCTTCCTGTTGGACAAAGTCGCCTGGTGCAGGAGAGGAAGGTGGTCAAAGCCATGCTCAGCTCACCGAGGTAGATCTCACCGAGTATACGCGCTCGATTGAGAAACTGAACCATTCATTAGCCTTCCTTCAGACTGAGATGCAGCGACTGGCTCAGCAGCAGGAAGTTATCATGTCCATGAGGGAGAAACAACATCAGCAGGCGTGGGTGATCCCTCCTCCCCATACAACCCCATCACCACAAAAACAGAGTCGAGCCGGAGCTGTTACCCGATCCTCAGGACCCTCTTCTCCTGCCGACTCCCCCCGTTCCACCCACCGCTCTCCAACCAGCATCAAACGCAAATCTGCCTCCTTCCACTCACGTACTCCTCGCGCCGCTCGACCCAACGAGCTAAAGCTGGCCCCTTACAATCGAGTCCTAACTGCCCCACAATCTGTCGACAGCATCCCCAGGCTACGGCGATTTTCTCCCTGCCAGCCCTTGGCAAGTTCCTTCGTTTACATGGGGGAGAAACCAGCAACCTCCAATCCAGAGACAGTAGCTTCAGATGGAGATAAAAACAAGGAGACAGAGTCACTATATTCCCCAGAGAGGGAGATTGCCAGTGTATGTGTAGCCAACTCACCGCCCAGCTCCCCCAACCTGCAGAACAAGAGAGAACAAACAGAAGCAGATTCAGTTCAGAAGTCAGTTGCAGATCTGAAACCTACCATAGAGTCAACATTTCCTGAGGTTCTGGCCCACCCTGTGGTAGAGACCTTCACAGTGACACCTACAGAGATTCCTCCCCAGCCAGAAGCCTCAGGCCAAGTCAAGAGCAGCTTGATTGAGGTTCCTCTGTCAGTTGTGAAGCCACTGGATGATCTGTCACTTGATAATGATTTGGAGATGCAGCAGGGTGATGCGGAAGGCCCGTATCAGGAACAGAAGATTTCTTGTGGTTTTTTCTTCAAG GCGGATGGAAATGCCGAGGATAACATGGCTCAGAAAAGGGCTGCTCTGTTAGAGAAAAGGAtgaggagggagaaggagagccAGCAGAGGAAGATGCAGCAGGAGGCTGAGTTAGAGCAGAAGAAGGAGGAAGCTCG ACTGAAAGCAGAGGAGGAGCGCGTCAGGAAGGAGGAAGACAAGGCCAGGAGGGAGTTCATCAAGCAGGAACATCTCAGGAGGAAGCAGCTTAAACTGATGGAGGACATGGATACTGTCATTAAGCCTCGACCAGTCAGCGGGGCCAAGCAGAGGCGGGGGCGTACCAAGTCCATCCATCGCGACAGCATGGACTCCCCCAAAACCCCTGTCAGAGCTGCCACAG TCTCCAGCTTGTCCCTTGCTTCCCTCAACCTGGGAGACAGTGACAGTGTTCACTCCGAGAAGAGATCGCCAAG AAGTGCTAGTTTAGCCTCTGGTGCTCTCTTCTGCTTTCTGAGCTCTCCTAAACTGAGAAGAAGAAG gCCAGATTCTGCAGATGGCTTCCTGTCCCCAAGTCGCTCCAGCAGCAGGAATGGAGAGAAGGACTGGGAGAATGGATCCACGACCTCCTCTGTTACATCTAACACAGAGTACACTG GACCAAAGCTATACAAGGAGCCCAGTGCCAAATCTAACAAGCACATCATCCAGAATGCTCTGGCCCACTGCTGCTTAGCAGGCAAGGTTAATGAGGGGCAAAAGAACAAGATCCTGGAG GAAATGGAGAAATCAGAGGCCAACAACTTTTTGGTTTTGTTCCGAGATGGCGGCTGCCAGTTTCGCTCTCTCTACACTTACTGCCCCGAGACGGAGGAGATCAACAAGCTGACAGGCATCGGCCCGAAGAGCATCACACGCAAGATGATCGACGGCCTCTACAAGTACAACTCGGACAAGAAGCAGTTCAGTCAGATACCAGCCAAGACCATGTCGGCCAGCGTGGATGCGGTGACCATCCACAGCCATCTCTGGCAAACCAAGAAGCCAGCCACCCCTAAAAAAGTAGTGCCTGCCCAGTCCTAA